A single region of the Marmota flaviventris isolate mMarFla1 chromosome 10, mMarFla1.hap1, whole genome shotgun sequence genome encodes:
- the Tardbp gene encoding TAR DNA-binding protein 43 isoform X1, with product MSEYIRVTEDENDEPIEIPSEDDGTVLLSTVTAQFPGACGLRYRNPVTQCMRGVRLVEGILHAPDAGWGNLVYVVNYPKDNKRKMDETDASSAVKVKRAVQKTSDLIVLGLPWKTTEQDLKEYFSTFGEVLMVQVKKDIKTGHSKGFGFVRFTEYETQVKVMSQRHMIDGRWCDCKLPNSKQSPDEPLRSRKVFVGRCTEDMTADELQQFFCQYGEVVDVFIPKPFRAFAFVTFADDQVAQSLCGEDLIIKGISVHISNAEPKHNSNRQLERSGRFGGNPGGFGNQGGFGNSRGGGAGLGNNQGSNMGGGMNFGAFSINPAMMAAAQAALQSSWGMMGMLASQQNQSGPSGNNQSQGNMQREPNQAFGSGNNSYSGSNSGAAIGWGSASNAGSGSGFNGGFGSSMDSKSSGWGM from the exons ATGTCTGAATATATTCGGGTAACGGAAGATGAGAATGATGAGCCCATTGAAATACCATCAGAAGATGATGGGACAGTGCTGCTGTCCACAGTTACAGCCCAGTTTCCAGGGGCATGTGGACTGCGCTACAGGAATCCAGTGACCCAGTGTATGAGAGGTGTTCGCCTAGTAGAAGGAATTCTGCATGCCCCTGATGCTGGTTGGGGAAACCTGGTATACGTTGTCAACTATCCCAAAG ataacaaaaggaaaatggatgAGACAGATGCTTCATCGGCAGTGAAAGTGAAAAGAGCAGTCCAAAAAACATCTGATTTAATAGTATTGGGTCTCCCGTGGAAAACAACCGAACAGGACCTGAAAGAGTATTTTAGTACCTTTGGAGAAGTTCTTATGGTGCAG GTCAAGAAAGATATTAAAACTGGTCATTCAAAAGGGTTTGGCTTTGTACGATTTACGGAATATGAAACCCAGGTGAAAGTAATGTCACAGCGACATATGATAGACGGACGATGGTGTGACTGTAAACTCCCCAATTCTAAG CAAAGCCCGGATGAGCCTTTGAGAAGCAGAAAGGTGTTTGTTGGGCGCTGTACAGAGGACATGACTGCTGATGAGCTGCAGCAGTTCTTCTGTCAGTATGGAGAAGTGGTAGATGTCTTCATTCCCAAACCATTCAGGGCTTTTGCCTTTGTTACATTTGCAGATGATCAG gttGCCCAGTCTCTTTGTGGAGAGGACTTGATCATTAAAGGAATCAGCGTGCATATATCCAATGCTGAACCTAAGCACAATAGCAATAGGCAGTTAGAGAGAAGTGGAAGATTTGGTGGTAATCCAGGTGGCTTTGGGAATCAGGGTGGGTTTGGTAACAGTAGAGGGGGTGGAGCTGGCTTGGGAAACAATCAGGGTAGTAACATGGGTGGAGGGATGAACTTTGGTGCTTTTAGCATTAATCCAGCAATGATGGCAGCAGCCCAGGCAGCGCTACAGAGCAGTTGGGGTATGATGGGCATGTTAGCCAGTCAGCAGAACCAGTCAGGCCCATCAGGTAATAACCAAAGCCAGGGCAACATGCAGAGAGAGCCAAATCAAGCTTTTGGGTCTGGAAATAATTCCTATAGTGGTTCTAATTCTGGTGCTGCAATTGGTTG
- the Tardbp gene encoding TAR DNA-binding protein 43 isoform X2: protein MSEYIRVTEDENDEPIEIPSEDDGTVLLSTVTAQFPGACGLRYRNPVTQCMRGVRLVEGILHAPDAGWGNLVYVVNYPKDNKRKMDETDASSAVKVKRAVQKTSDLIVLGLPWKTTEQDLKEYFSTFGEVLMVQVKKDIKTGHSKGFGFVRFTEYETQVKVMSQRHMIDGRWCDCKLPNSKQSPDEPLRSRKVFVGRCTEDMTADELQQFFCQYGEVVDVFIPKPFRAFAFVTFADDQVAQSLCGEDLIIKGISVHISNAEPKHNSNRQLERSGRFGGNPVHLISNVYGRSTSLKVVL, encoded by the exons ATGTCTGAATATATTCGGGTAACGGAAGATGAGAATGATGAGCCCATTGAAATACCATCAGAAGATGATGGGACAGTGCTGCTGTCCACAGTTACAGCCCAGTTTCCAGGGGCATGTGGACTGCGCTACAGGAATCCAGTGACCCAGTGTATGAGAGGTGTTCGCCTAGTAGAAGGAATTCTGCATGCCCCTGATGCTGGTTGGGGAAACCTGGTATACGTTGTCAACTATCCCAAAG ataacaaaaggaaaatggatgAGACAGATGCTTCATCGGCAGTGAAAGTGAAAAGAGCAGTCCAAAAAACATCTGATTTAATAGTATTGGGTCTCCCGTGGAAAACAACCGAACAGGACCTGAAAGAGTATTTTAGTACCTTTGGAGAAGTTCTTATGGTGCAG GTCAAGAAAGATATTAAAACTGGTCATTCAAAAGGGTTTGGCTTTGTACGATTTACGGAATATGAAACCCAGGTGAAAGTAATGTCACAGCGACATATGATAGACGGACGATGGTGTGACTGTAAACTCCCCAATTCTAAG CAAAGCCCGGATGAGCCTTTGAGAAGCAGAAAGGTGTTTGTTGGGCGCTGTACAGAGGACATGACTGCTGATGAGCTGCAGCAGTTCTTCTGTCAGTATGGAGAAGTGGTAGATGTCTTCATTCCCAAACCATTCAGGGCTTTTGCCTTTGTTACATTTGCAGATGATCAG gttGCCCAGTCTCTTTGTGGAGAGGACTTGATCATTAAAGGAATCAGCGTGCATATATCCAATGCTGAACCTAAGCACAATAGCAATAGGCAGTTAGAGAGAAGTGGAAGATTTGGTGGTAATCCAG